The following proteins come from a genomic window of Macaca fascicularis isolate 582-1 chromosome 8, T2T-MFA8v1.1:
- the CYP7B1 gene encoding cytochrome P450 7B1 isoform X1: MGGDPKGIAAPCLNAWVYIPIIVPPSVLSGVPLEVRNSLSLHIAAWAWRTRRPGEPPLIKGWLPYLGVVLKLRKDPLSFMKTLQKQHGDTFTVLLGGKYITFILDPFQYQLVIKNHKQLSFRLFSNKLLEKAFSISQLQKNHDMNDELHLCYQFLQGKSLDILLESMMQNLKQVFESQLLKTTSWDTAQLYPFCSSIIFEITFTTIYGKVLVCDNKFISELRDDFLKFDDKFAYLVSNIPIELLGNVKSIRKKIIKCLSSENLAKMQGWSEVFQSRQDVLEKYYVHEDLEIGAHHLGFLWASVANTIPTMFWAMYYLLRHPEAMAAVRDEIDRLLQSTGQKKGSGFPIHLTREQLDSLICLESTIFEALRLSSYSTTIRFVEEDLTLSAETGDYCVRKGDLVAIFPPILHGDPEIFEAPEEFRYDRFIEDGKKKTTFFKRGKKLKCYLMPFGTGTSKCPGRFFALMEIKQLLVILLTYFDLEIIDDKPIGLNYNRLLFGIQYPDSDVLFRYKVKS; the protein is encoded by the exons gaGACCCGGTGAGCCTCCATTGATAAAAGGTTGGCTTCCTTATCTTGGAGTGGTCCTGAAATTACGAAAAGACCCCTTAAGTTTCATGAAAACACTTCAAAAGCAACATGGTGACACTTTCACTGTTCTTCTCGGTG gaAAGTACATAACATTTATCCTGGACCCCTTCCAGTACCAGCTAGTgataaaaaatcataaacaatTAAGCTTTCgattattttctaataaactaTTAGAGAAAGCATTTAGTATCAGTCAGTTGCAAAAAAATCATGACATGAATGATGAGCTTCACCTCTGCTATCAATTTTTGCAAGGCAAATCTTTGGACATACTCTTGGAAAGCATGATGCAGAATCTAAAACAAGTGTTTGAATCCCAGCTACTAAAAACAACAAGTTGGGACACGGCACAATTGTATCCATTCTGCAGCTCAATAATATTTGAGATCACATTTACAACTATATATGGAAAAGTTCTTGTTTGTGACAACAAATTTATTAGTGAGCTaagagatgattttttaaaatttgatgacaAGTTTGCATATTTAGTATCCAACATACCCATTGAGCTTCTAGGAAATGTCAAGTCTAttaggaagaaaattataaaatgcttgTCATCAGAAAACTTAGCCAAGATGCAAGGATGGTCAGAAGTTTTTCAAAGCAGGCAAGATGTCCTGGAGAAATATTATGTGCACGAGGACCTTGAAATAGGAG CACATCATTTAGGCTTTCTGTGGGCCTCTGTGGCAAACACTATTCCAACTATGTTCTGGGCAATGTATTATCTTCTGCGGCACCCAGAAGCTATGGCAGCAGTGCGTGACGAAATTGACCGTTTGCTGCAGTCAACAGGTCAAAAGAAAGGGTCTGGATTTCCCATCCACCTCACCAGAGAACAATTGGACAGCCTGATCTgcctag AAAGCACCATTTTTGAAGCTTTACGACTGTCTTCATATTCAACCACCATTCGTTTTGTTGAGGAGGATTTGACTCTCAGTGCAGAGACCGGGGACTACTGTGTGCGAAAGGGAGACTTGGTAGCCATCTTTCCTCCAATCCTACATGGTGACCCTGAAATCTTTGAAGCTCCAGAG GAGTTTAGATATGATCGTTTTATAGAAGATGGTAAGAAGAAAACCACCTTTTTCAAAAGAGGGAAAAAGCTGAAGTGTTACCTAATGCCATTTGGAACTGGAACCAGCAAATGTCCAGGCCGATTTTTTGCACTTATGGAAATAAAGCAGTTGTTGGTTATACTTTTAACTTATTTCGATTTAGAAATAATTGATGATAAACCCATAGGACTAAACTACAACCGCTTGTTGTTTGGTATTCAGTATCCAGATTCTGATGTTTTATTTAGATACAAAGTGAAATCTTAG
- the CYP7B1 gene encoding cytochrome P450 7B1 isoform X2 — protein MAGEVSAAMGRFSLEWLGLPGLALAAALLLLALCLLDRRTRRPGEPPLIKGWLPYLGVVLKLRKDPLSFMKTLQKQHGDTFTVLLGGKYITFILDPFQYQLVIKNHKQLSFRLFSNKLLEKAFSISQLQKNHDMNDELHLCYQFLQGKSLDILLESMMQNLKQVFESQLLKTTSWDTAQLYPFCSSIIFEITFTTIYGKVLVCDNKFISELRDDFLKFDDKFAYLVSNIPIELLGNVKSIRKKIIKCLSSENLAKMQGWSEVFQSRQDVLEKYYVHEDLEIGAHHLGFLWASVANTIPTMFWAMYYLLRHPEAMAAVRDEIDRLLQSTGQKKGSGFPIHLTREQLDSLICLESTIFEALRLSSYSTTIRFVEEDLTLSAETGDYCVRKGDLVAIFPPILHGDPEIFEAPEEFRYDRFIEDGKKKTTFFKRGKKLKCYLMPFGTGTSKCPGRFFALMEIKQLLVILLTYFDLEIIDDKPIGLNYNRLLFGIQYPDSDVLFRYKVKS, from the exons gaGACCCGGTGAGCCTCCATTGATAAAAGGTTGGCTTCCTTATCTTGGAGTGGTCCTGAAATTACGAAAAGACCCCTTAAGTTTCATGAAAACACTTCAAAAGCAACATGGTGACACTTTCACTGTTCTTCTCGGTG gaAAGTACATAACATTTATCCTGGACCCCTTCCAGTACCAGCTAGTgataaaaaatcataaacaatTAAGCTTTCgattattttctaataaactaTTAGAGAAAGCATTTAGTATCAGTCAGTTGCAAAAAAATCATGACATGAATGATGAGCTTCACCTCTGCTATCAATTTTTGCAAGGCAAATCTTTGGACATACTCTTGGAAAGCATGATGCAGAATCTAAAACAAGTGTTTGAATCCCAGCTACTAAAAACAACAAGTTGGGACACGGCACAATTGTATCCATTCTGCAGCTCAATAATATTTGAGATCACATTTACAACTATATATGGAAAAGTTCTTGTTTGTGACAACAAATTTATTAGTGAGCTaagagatgattttttaaaatttgatgacaAGTTTGCATATTTAGTATCCAACATACCCATTGAGCTTCTAGGAAATGTCAAGTCTAttaggaagaaaattataaaatgcttgTCATCAGAAAACTTAGCCAAGATGCAAGGATGGTCAGAAGTTTTTCAAAGCAGGCAAGATGTCCTGGAGAAATATTATGTGCACGAGGACCTTGAAATAGGAG CACATCATTTAGGCTTTCTGTGGGCCTCTGTGGCAAACACTATTCCAACTATGTTCTGGGCAATGTATTATCTTCTGCGGCACCCAGAAGCTATGGCAGCAGTGCGTGACGAAATTGACCGTTTGCTGCAGTCAACAGGTCAAAAGAAAGGGTCTGGATTTCCCATCCACCTCACCAGAGAACAATTGGACAGCCTGATCTgcctag AAAGCACCATTTTTGAAGCTTTACGACTGTCTTCATATTCAACCACCATTCGTTTTGTTGAGGAGGATTTGACTCTCAGTGCAGAGACCGGGGACTACTGTGTGCGAAAGGGAGACTTGGTAGCCATCTTTCCTCCAATCCTACATGGTGACCCTGAAATCTTTGAAGCTCCAGAG GAGTTTAGATATGATCGTTTTATAGAAGATGGTAAGAAGAAAACCACCTTTTTCAAAAGAGGGAAAAAGCTGAAGTGTTACCTAATGCCATTTGGAACTGGAACCAGCAAATGTCCAGGCCGATTTTTTGCACTTATGGAAATAAAGCAGTTGTTGGTTATACTTTTAACTTATTTCGATTTAGAAATAATTGATGATAAACCCATAGGACTAAACTACAACCGCTTGTTGTTTGGTATTCAGTATCCAGATTCTGATGTTTTATTTAGATACAAAGTGAAATCTTAG
- the CYP7B1 gene encoding cytochrome P450 7B1 isoform X3, which produces MKTLQKQHGDTFTVLLGGKYITFILDPFQYQLVIKNHKQLSFRLFSNKLLEKAFSISQLQKNHDMNDELHLCYQFLQGKSLDILLESMMQNLKQVFESQLLKTTSWDTAQLYPFCSSIIFEITFTTIYGKVLVCDNKFISELRDDFLKFDDKFAYLVSNIPIELLGNVKSIRKKIIKCLSSENLAKMQGWSEVFQSRQDVLEKYYVHEDLEIGAHHLGFLWASVANTIPTMFWAMYYLLRHPEAMAAVRDEIDRLLQSTGQKKGSGFPIHLTREQLDSLICLESTIFEALRLSSYSTTIRFVEEDLTLSAETGDYCVRKGDLVAIFPPILHGDPEIFEAPEEFRYDRFIEDGKKKTTFFKRGKKLKCYLMPFGTGTSKCPGRFFALMEIKQLLVILLTYFDLEIIDDKPIGLNYNRLLFGIQYPDSDVLFRYKVKS; this is translated from the exons ATGAAAACACTTCAAAAGCAACATGGTGACACTTTCACTGTTCTTCTCGGTG gaAAGTACATAACATTTATCCTGGACCCCTTCCAGTACCAGCTAGTgataaaaaatcataaacaatTAAGCTTTCgattattttctaataaactaTTAGAGAAAGCATTTAGTATCAGTCAGTTGCAAAAAAATCATGACATGAATGATGAGCTTCACCTCTGCTATCAATTTTTGCAAGGCAAATCTTTGGACATACTCTTGGAAAGCATGATGCAGAATCTAAAACAAGTGTTTGAATCCCAGCTACTAAAAACAACAAGTTGGGACACGGCACAATTGTATCCATTCTGCAGCTCAATAATATTTGAGATCACATTTACAACTATATATGGAAAAGTTCTTGTTTGTGACAACAAATTTATTAGTGAGCTaagagatgattttttaaaatttgatgacaAGTTTGCATATTTAGTATCCAACATACCCATTGAGCTTCTAGGAAATGTCAAGTCTAttaggaagaaaattataaaatgcttgTCATCAGAAAACTTAGCCAAGATGCAAGGATGGTCAGAAGTTTTTCAAAGCAGGCAAGATGTCCTGGAGAAATATTATGTGCACGAGGACCTTGAAATAGGAG CACATCATTTAGGCTTTCTGTGGGCCTCTGTGGCAAACACTATTCCAACTATGTTCTGGGCAATGTATTATCTTCTGCGGCACCCAGAAGCTATGGCAGCAGTGCGTGACGAAATTGACCGTTTGCTGCAGTCAACAGGTCAAAAGAAAGGGTCTGGATTTCCCATCCACCTCACCAGAGAACAATTGGACAGCCTGATCTgcctag AAAGCACCATTTTTGAAGCTTTACGACTGTCTTCATATTCAACCACCATTCGTTTTGTTGAGGAGGATTTGACTCTCAGTGCAGAGACCGGGGACTACTGTGTGCGAAAGGGAGACTTGGTAGCCATCTTTCCTCCAATCCTACATGGTGACCCTGAAATCTTTGAAGCTCCAGAG GAGTTTAGATATGATCGTTTTATAGAAGATGGTAAGAAGAAAACCACCTTTTTCAAAAGAGGGAAAAAGCTGAAGTGTTACCTAATGCCATTTGGAACTGGAACCAGCAAATGTCCAGGCCGATTTTTTGCACTTATGGAAATAAAGCAGTTGTTGGTTATACTTTTAACTTATTTCGATTTAGAAATAATTGATGATAAACCCATAGGACTAAACTACAACCGCTTGTTGTTTGGTATTCAGTATCCAGATTCTGATGTTTTATTTAGATACAAAGTGAAATCTTAG